In a single window of the Sphingosinicella microcystinivorans genome:
- a CDS encoding response regulator transcription factor — protein sequence MRLLIVEDEPTLARQLRETLEGAGYAVDVANDGEEGHFLGSSESYDAIVLDLGLPEMDGLTVLDKWRKADIAIPVLVLTARDSWSDKVAGLDAGADDYLAKPFQMEELIARLRALIRRSTGNASSELEAGDVRLDTRSGRVTLNGTPVRLTAQEYKLLAYLMHHKGKVVSRTELIEHIYDQDFDRDSNTIEVFITRIRKKLGADLIQTIRGLGYSLDDPQAA from the coding sequence ATGCGCCTGCTGATCGTCGAGGACGAACCCACGCTTGCACGCCAGCTCCGCGAGACGCTGGAAGGCGCGGGCTATGCGGTGGACGTCGCGAACGACGGCGAGGAGGGGCACTTCCTCGGCTCCTCCGAAAGCTATGACGCCATCGTGCTCGATCTCGGCCTTCCCGAGATGGACGGGCTCACCGTGCTCGACAAGTGGCGCAAGGCCGACATCGCCATCCCCGTGCTGGTGCTGACGGCGCGCGACAGCTGGTCCGACAAGGTGGCGGGGCTCGACGCGGGCGCCGACGACTATCTCGCCAAGCCCTTCCAGATGGAGGAGCTGATCGCGCGGCTGCGCGCGCTCATCCGCCGCTCGACGGGCAACGCCTCATCGGAGCTGGAAGCGGGCGACGTGCGGCTCGACACGCGCTCCGGGCGCGTCACGCTGAACGGCACGCCGGTGAGGCTCACCGCGCAGGAATACAAGCTGCTCGCGTACCTGATGCACCACAAAGGCAAGGTCGTCTCGCGCACCGAGCTCATCGAGCACATCTACGATCAGGACTTCGACCGCGATTCGAACACCATCGAGGTGTTCATCACGCGCATCCGCAAGAAACTGGGCGCCGACCTCATCCAGACCATCCGCGGTCTCGGCTACAGCCTGGACGATCCG
- a CDS encoding Fe2+-dependent dioxygenase gives MMIAIPELLDAEALARVRAIVDAAEWVDGNVTSGYQSALAKHNMQLPEESAAAREAGGIILDALGKTPLFIAAALPLKVYPPLFNSYEGGQTFGIHIDNAVRIQRGSDFRIRSDLSATLFLEDPDAYDGGELTVEDQFGVQQVKLPAGHMVLYPASSLHRVEPVTRGKRTASFFWIQSMVRDGEARRALFELDTAIQTIAQDRGHDDAAIIQLTGVYHNLLRRWATT, from the coding sequence ATGATGATCGCCATTCCCGAACTGCTCGATGCGGAGGCGCTGGCGCGCGTGCGGGCGATCGTCGATGCCGCCGAATGGGTCGACGGCAACGTCACCTCCGGCTACCAGTCGGCGCTCGCCAAGCACAACATGCAGCTTCCCGAGGAGAGCGCCGCCGCGCGCGAGGCGGGCGGGATCATCCTCGACGCGCTCGGCAAGACGCCGCTCTTCATCGCCGCCGCGCTGCCGCTCAAGGTCTATCCGCCGCTGTTCAACAGCTACGAGGGCGGGCAGACCTTCGGCATCCACATCGACAACGCCGTCCGCATCCAGCGCGGCAGCGATTTCCGCATCCGTAGCGACCTGTCGGCGACGCTGTTCCTAGAGGACCCCGACGCCTACGACGGCGGCGAGCTCACCGTCGAGGACCAGTTCGGCGTCCAGCAGGTGAAGCTGCCCGCCGGGCACATGGTGCTCTATCCGGCGTCGAGCCTGCACCGCGTCGAGCCGGTCACGCGCGGGAAGCGCACGGCAAGCTTCTTCTGGATCCAGTCGATGGTGCGCGACGGCGAGGCGCGGCGCGCGCTGTTCGAGCTCGACACGGCGATCCAGACCATCGCGCAGGACCGAGGCCACGACGACGCCGCGATCATCCAGCTCACCGGCGTCTATCACAATCTCCTGCGGCGCTGGGCGACGACCTGA
- a CDS encoding TonB-dependent receptor domain-containing protein produces MSFSRSRLVSNVSLLALAALACPALADEAADSADSIAADTIVVTASGFEQKIEQAPASISVIDREEIETIRAVSITEILQNIEGVDVGDSVGKSGGAQISIRGMGADNTLILIDGRRQNTAGSVTPNGFNETSTSFLPPVSAIERVEVVRGPMSTLYGSDAMGGVVNIITRKVGDRWGGSITGHTTIQGDRDFGDIRGGNVYLNGPLVPSLIGVALRGSYSERARSEIAYLNLAGVPTPVTGFGPNPTRNRIWSAGGRISLTPHADHDLWVDVDFADQWYDNSKAQMGTNTVAGGYEDALEFKRQQYVLAHNWRLPFGTLESTLSHNVTETFGRLIPALVPVKGGGPRTLESTSTIFDTKFSSQVANHTFTLGGQYWDAEMIDGVASAPFTFEQWSLFAEDEWRIVENFALTVGGRYDDHSTFGSHFSPRGYAVWNATDNWTVKGGVSAGYKAPRLEQLAPGINGFGSQGRLPLIGTPGLKPETSIATELAVFYDNRENFRASLTVFRNDYDDKISSSDDPVDNCTFGVSAADYEAGNYSKTDCVDVGFYPTTATFGQSVNIDKARTEGFEATVRWEPVPSLTLSGNYTYTDSEQRSGPSKGEPLTNTPRHMLNGQVRWQATDILNLWLRGEYRSRRYRSPDTGTGNAKALYGDYRSYAVFHLGGSFRIDAFTLSATVYNLLNTDFVDYQPATSSTGAPTFVNRYINNQEPRRLWLSAKVDF; encoded by the coding sequence ATGTCGTTCTCGCGTTCCCGCCTCGTATCGAATGTCTCGCTTCTCGCGCTCGCCGCCCTCGCCTGCCCGGCCCTCGCCGATGAAGCCGCCGACAGCGCCGACAGCATTGCCGCGGACACCATCGTCGTCACGGCGTCGGGCTTCGAGCAGAAGATCGAGCAGGCCCCCGCCTCCATCAGCGTGATCGACCGCGAGGAGATCGAGACCATCCGCGCCGTCTCGATCACGGAAATCCTCCAGAACATCGAGGGCGTCGACGTCGGCGACTCCGTGGGCAAGAGCGGCGGCGCGCAGATCAGCATCCGCGGCATGGGCGCGGACAACACGCTGATCCTGATCGACGGCCGCCGCCAGAACACGGCGGGCAGCGTCACGCCGAACGGCTTCAACGAGACCTCCACGAGCTTCCTGCCGCCGGTCTCCGCGATCGAGCGCGTCGAGGTGGTGCGCGGCCCGATGTCGACGCTCTACGGCTCCGACGCGATGGGCGGCGTCGTCAACATCATCACCCGCAAGGTCGGCGACCGCTGGGGCGGCTCTATCACCGGGCACACCACCATTCAGGGCGACCGCGACTTCGGCGACATCAGGGGCGGCAACGTCTACCTGAACGGCCCGCTGGTGCCCTCGCTGATCGGCGTGGCCCTGCGCGGCAGCTATTCCGAGCGCGCGCGGTCGGAGATCGCATACCTCAACCTCGCCGGCGTGCCGACTCCCGTCACCGGCTTCGGGCCGAACCCGACGCGGAACCGCATCTGGTCGGCGGGCGGACGCATCAGCCTGACGCCGCACGCCGATCACGACCTCTGGGTGGACGTCGATTTCGCCGACCAGTGGTACGACAACTCCAAGGCCCAGATGGGCACGAACACCGTCGCCGGCGGCTACGAGGACGCGCTGGAGTTCAAGCGCCAGCAGTACGTCCTCGCCCACAACTGGCGGCTGCCGTTCGGCACGCTGGAAAGCACGCTGTCGCACAACGTCACGGAGACGTTCGGCCGTCTCATTCCGGCGCTGGTGCCGGTGAAGGGCGGCGGGCCGCGCACGCTGGAAAGCACCAGCACCATCTTCGACACCAAGTTCTCCTCGCAGGTCGCCAACCACACCTTCACGCTCGGCGGCCAGTACTGGGACGCCGAGATGATCGACGGCGTGGCGTCCGCGCCGTTCACCTTCGAGCAGTGGTCGCTATTCGCCGAGGACGAATGGCGCATCGTCGAGAACTTCGCCCTCACCGTCGGCGGCCGCTACGACGACCATTCCACCTTCGGCAGCCATTTCAGCCCGCGCGGCTACGCGGTGTGGAACGCCACCGACAACTGGACCGTGAAGGGCGGCGTCAGCGCCGGCTACAAGGCCCCACGCCTCGAGCAGCTCGCGCCCGGCATCAACGGCTTCGGCAGCCAGGGGCGCCTGCCGCTGATCGGCACGCCGGGCCTCAAGCCCGAAACCAGCATCGCCACCGAACTCGCCGTCTTCTACGACAACCGCGAGAACTTCCGCGCCAGCCTCACCGTCTTCCGCAACGACTACGACGACAAGATCTCGTCCAGCGACGATCCGGTCGACAACTGCACCTTCGGCGTCAGCGCGGCGGACTATGAAGCCGGCAACTACAGCAAGACCGACTGCGTCGATGTCGGCTTCTATCCGACCACCGCGACCTTCGGCCAGTCCGTGAACATCGACAAGGCGCGCACCGAGGGCTTCGAGGCCACGGTGCGCTGGGAGCCCGTGCCGTCGCTGACGCTGTCGGGCAACTACACGTACACGGACAGCGAGCAGCGCAGCGGCCCCTCGAAGGGCGAGCCGCTGACGAACACGCCCAGGCACATGCTGAACGGGCAGGTCCGCTGGCAGGCGACCGACATCCTGAACCTGTGGCTGCGCGGCGAATACCGCAGCCGCCGCTACCGCTCGCCCGACACCGGAACGGGCAATGCCAAGGCGCTCTACGGTGACTACAGGTCCTATGCCGTCTTCCACCTCGGCGGCTCGTTCCGGATCGACGCGTTCACGCTCAGCGCCACGGTCTACAACCTGCTCAACACCGATTTCGTGGACTACCAGCCGGCGACGAGCAGCACCGGCGCGCCCACCTTCGTCAACCGCTACATCAACAACCAGGAGCCGCGCCGCCTCTGGCTTTCCGCCAAGGTCGATTTCTAG
- a CDS encoding TonB-dependent receptor: MSAPLRTHSAFLALSCVGFVASALPAHAQEEPKTLGGVTVTDTAVDDEIKVEKAESPKYVRPLLDTPQTITVISNTTLKQQNLLSLRDALSTIPGITFGAGEGGGGYGDSINLRGQSLTSTGDIQIDGVRDAAQYSRTDTFNIEQIEVVNGANSVYGGSGSTSGTINLVTKRPKGDNLTVAQAGIGTDNYYRATIDSNLRLSDLIAVRLNAVYHENDIPGRDFDSNERWGVAPAITIGIDGPTSLTLLYTHQKDDNTPQYGVFYYDNAFYDGPLPGISDSGYYGFKNVDYQKQTVDQATVILAHAFNERVSLRNLARWQRVEQNLVVDPPQGPNICLADGTTPTGTACAAGQAPGTYRPGGPRGNARFTENQSLFNQLDVTFRFGPESEHVLNVGASYLKEDYTLDGGNVLRNPGGATPNPALDEIDLYDPDPVYTGPVNFVRNRHDDGDATNKAVYAFGAFKLFEQLELNAGVRYENARQTFRQDSIATPATGGAYTAGLPQSSDDDLFSYRAGLVYKPVPTVSLYAAYGNARNPTSTSTRAGCGVTGDATFGVDPCSGKPEKTVNYEVGVKADLFDARLQLTAALFRNERTNFRVTANDPLVGTAQVPDGRSRVDGIALGATGNITPEWAIFANYTYLDSKVKQSISDFCRENPGEVTSLPGGATATCPTFDAQAGNPLTNTPKHSGSLFTTYTLPFGLQIGYGLTYQGSVWLNNAQNAAGNAVFYKADDYLIHRAFASYAFGNGLTAQLNVQNFTNERYFTSIRNNGWALPGEDRSAVLSLFYSF; this comes from the coding sequence ATGTCCGCTCCCCTTCGCACGCACTCGGCCTTCCTGGCCCTGTCTTGCGTGGGTTTCGTCGCCAGCGCGCTTCCCGCGCATGCACAGGAAGAGCCGAAGACGCTCGGCGGCGTCACCGTCACCGACACGGCCGTCGACGACGAGATCAAGGTCGAGAAGGCCGAGTCTCCCAAGTACGTCCGCCCGCTCCTCGACACGCCGCAGACCATCACGGTCATCAGCAACACCACGCTGAAGCAGCAGAACCTGCTCAGCCTGCGCGACGCGCTCAGCACCATTCCGGGCATCACCTTCGGCGCCGGCGAAGGCGGCGGCGGCTACGGCGACAGCATCAACCTGCGCGGCCAGAGCCTGACCAGCACCGGCGACATCCAGATCGACGGCGTCCGCGACGCGGCGCAATACAGCCGCACCGACACGTTCAACATCGAGCAGATCGAGGTCGTGAACGGCGCCAACTCGGTCTACGGCGGCTCGGGCTCGACGAGCGGCACGATCAACCTCGTCACCAAGCGACCGAAGGGCGACAACCTCACGGTCGCGCAGGCCGGCATCGGCACGGACAACTACTACCGCGCCACGATCGACAGCAACCTCAGGCTCTCCGACCTCATCGCGGTGCGCCTCAACGCCGTGTACCACGAGAACGACATCCCCGGCCGCGACTTCGACAGCAACGAGCGCTGGGGCGTCGCGCCCGCGATCACCATCGGCATCGACGGCCCGACGTCGCTGACGCTGCTCTACACGCACCAGAAGGACGACAACACGCCGCAGTACGGCGTCTTCTACTACGACAACGCCTTCTACGACGGCCCGCTACCGGGCATATCCGACTCCGGCTACTACGGCTTCAAGAACGTCGACTACCAGAAGCAGACGGTCGATCAGGCGACCGTCATCCTCGCCCACGCGTTCAACGAGCGCGTTTCGCTCCGAAACCTCGCCCGCTGGCAGCGCGTCGAACAGAACCTTGTCGTCGACCCGCCGCAGGGCCCGAACATCTGCCTTGCGGACGGAACGACGCCCACGGGCACGGCCTGCGCCGCCGGCCAGGCGCCGGGCACCTACCGCCCGGGCGGCCCCCGCGGCAACGCGCGCTTCACGGAAAACCAGAGCCTGTTCAACCAGCTCGACGTGACGTTCAGGTTCGGGCCCGAAAGCGAGCACGTGCTGAACGTCGGGGCCTCCTACCTGAAGGAGGACTACACGCTCGACGGCGGCAACGTGCTGCGGAACCCGGGCGGAGCGACGCCCAATCCGGCGCTGGACGAGATCGACCTCTACGATCCCGATCCGGTCTACACCGGTCCCGTCAACTTCGTCCGCAATCGTCACGACGACGGCGACGCGACCAACAAGGCGGTTTATGCCTTCGGCGCCTTCAAGCTGTTCGAACAGCTCGAGCTGAACGCCGGCGTCCGCTACGAGAACGCGCGCCAGACGTTCCGTCAGGACAGCATCGCGACTCCGGCCACCGGAGGCGCCTACACCGCGGGCCTGCCCCAGTCTTCGGACGACGATCTGTTCTCGTATCGCGCCGGCCTCGTCTACAAGCCGGTCCCGACGGTCAGCCTCTACGCGGCCTACGGAAACGCGCGCAATCCGACCTCCACGTCGACCCGCGCGGGCTGCGGCGTCACCGGCGACGCCACGTTCGGCGTCGATCCGTGCAGCGGCAAGCCGGAGAAGACCGTCAACTACGAGGTGGGCGTCAAGGCCGATCTGTTCGACGCGCGGCTTCAGCTCACCGCCGCGCTGTTCCGCAACGAGCGGACCAACTTCCGCGTCACCGCGAACGATCCGCTCGTCGGAACGGCGCAGGTTCCGGACGGCCGCAGCCGCGTGGACGGCATCGCGCTGGGTGCCACGGGCAACATCACGCCGGAATGGGCGATCTTCGCCAACTACACCTACCTCGACAGCAAGGTGAAGCAGAGCATTTCCGACTTCTGCCGGGAGAATCCGGGCGAGGTGACGTCGCTCCCCGGCGGCGCCACCGCCACCTGCCCGACGTTCGACGCGCAGGCCGGAAACCCGCTCACGAACACGCCGAAGCATTCGGGCAGCCTGTTCACCACCTACACGCTGCCGTTCGGACTGCAGATCGGCTACGGCCTCACCTATCAGGGCAGCGTCTGGCTGAACAACGCGCAGAACGCGGCCGGCAACGCCGTGTTCTATAAGGCGGACGATTATCTCATCCACCGCGCCTTCGCCTCCTACGCGTTCGGCAACGGCCTCACGGCCCAGCTCAACGTGCAGAACTTCACCAACGAGCGCTATTTCACCAGCATCCGCAACAACGGATGGGCGCTTCCGGGTGAGGACCGGTCGGCGGTGCTCAGCCTGTTCTACAGCTTCTGA
- a CDS encoding PepSY domain-containing protein, translated as MKFRLAFVWLALCVSAATAAPAQALDPKVKDHDAARAATKSGEICSLGEIKSRVGSRVKGELVGSKLDMDQKRYRLRYLREGSIVEVDVDAKTGHIIDIDGN; from the coding sequence GTGAAGTTCCGTCTCGCCTTTGTCTGGCTCGCCCTTTGCGTCTCCGCAGCCACTGCGGCGCCCGCGCAGGCGCTCGATCCCAAGGTGAAGGACCACGACGCGGCGCGGGCGGCGACGAAGAGCGGCGAGATCTGCTCGCTCGGCGAGATCAAGAGCCGGGTGGGCAGCCGCGTGAAGGGCGAGCTCGTCGGCAGCAAGCTCGACATGGACCAGAAGCGCTACCGGCTGCGTTACCTGCGCGAGGGCTCCATCGTCGAGGTGGACGTCGATGCCAAGACCGGCCATATCATCGACATAGACGGCAACTGA
- a CDS encoding ABC-F family ATP-binding cassette domain-containing protein — translation MSAPIVSLESIGLVQGTGWLFRGLDLFIGERDRLALIGRNGAGKTTLFRLIAGLTDFDEGARKARPGTHVVLLEQDPKVTGYATLRDFAMRGPGAPAVHEVEAIADQIGLDLSRAAETASGGERRRAALARALAENPDLILLDEPTNHLDLAAIEWLEGWLGRYTGAFVAISHDRTFLTRLTRSSLWLDRGRLRRAEIGFGGFEAWTEQIYAEEARAAEKLDSKLKDELHWLQRGVTARRRRNQGRLAKLQEMRAQRASMIGQAGKAKLGLQSDDAKAKIVIDAEGVGKAYDGRTIIRDLTIRIQRGDRIGIVGPNGAGKTTLLKLLTGEIAPDTGTVRQAKTLAGITIDQQRKLLEPGKRVRDILADGGDWIDVRGEKKHVIGYLKEFLFDPSVADAPVDALSGGERSRLLLAREFARASNLLVLDEPTNDLDLETLDLLQEVIADYEGTVLIVSHDRDFLDRTVTMVVGLDGSGRADVVAGGFADWEKKRAQRTAAKPNAAPAAEVPRTARTKLSYKDQRELDLLPGEIEALNAEIARHEEALARSDFYTRDPEGFMKVSGALDCARARLTECEDRWLELAERAEMLG, via the coding sequence GTGTCCGCCCCCATTGTCTCGCTTGAATCCATCGGCCTCGTGCAGGGCACGGGCTGGCTGTTCCGCGGCCTCGATCTCTTCATCGGCGAGCGCGACCGGCTGGCGCTCATCGGTCGCAACGGCGCGGGCAAGACGACGCTGTTCCGCCTCATCGCCGGTCTCACCGATTTCGACGAGGGCGCGCGCAAGGCGCGGCCCGGCACGCACGTCGTGCTGCTGGAGCAGGACCCGAAGGTGACGGGCTACGCCACCTTGCGCGATTTCGCGATGCGCGGACCCGGCGCCCCGGCCGTGCACGAGGTGGAGGCGATCGCCGACCAGATCGGCCTCGATCTCTCCCGCGCCGCCGAAACCGCGAGCGGCGGCGAGCGGCGCCGCGCCGCGCTCGCCCGCGCGCTTGCCGAAAACCCGGACCTCATCCTGCTCGACGAGCCGACCAACCACCTCGACCTCGCCGCCATCGAGTGGCTGGAAGGCTGGCTCGGCCGCTACACCGGCGCGTTCGTCGCGATCAGCCACGACCGTACCTTCCTCACCCGCCTCACCCGCTCGTCGCTCTGGCTCGACCGCGGCCGGTTGCGCCGCGCCGAGATCGGCTTCGGCGGCTTCGAGGCGTGGACCGAGCAGATCTACGCCGAGGAGGCGCGCGCCGCCGAGAAGCTCGATTCGAAGCTCAAGGACGAGCTGCACTGGCTCCAGCGCGGCGTCACCGCGCGCCGCCGCCGCAATCAGGGTCGCCTCGCCAAACTCCAGGAGATGCGCGCGCAGCGGGCGAGCATGATCGGACAGGCAGGCAAGGCGAAGCTCGGCCTGCAAAGCGACGACGCCAAGGCGAAGATCGTGATCGACGCCGAGGGCGTCGGCAAGGCCTACGACGGCCGCACGATCATCAGGGACCTGACCATCCGCATCCAGCGCGGCGACCGCATCGGCATCGTCGGTCCCAACGGCGCGGGCAAGACCACGCTCCTCAAGCTGCTCACCGGCGAGATCGCGCCCGACACGGGCACGGTGAGGCAGGCGAAGACGCTCGCGGGCATCACCATCGACCAGCAGCGCAAACTCCTCGAACCCGGCAAGCGCGTCCGCGACATCCTCGCCGACGGCGGCGACTGGATCGACGTGCGCGGCGAGAAGAAGCACGTCATCGGCTATCTCAAGGAGTTCCTGTTCGACCCGTCCGTCGCCGACGCGCCCGTCGATGCGCTGTCGGGCGGCGAACGCTCCCGGCTGCTGCTGGCGCGCGAGTTCGCCCGCGCTTCCAACCTGCTTGTGCTCGACGAGCCGACCAACGACCTCGACCTCGAAACGCTCGACCTGCTTCAGGAGGTGATCGCCGACTACGAGGGCACCGTGCTCATCGTCAGCCACGACCGCGATTTCCTCGACCGCACCGTCACGATGGTGGTCGGCCTCGACGGCAGCGGCCGCGCCGACGTCGTCGCGGGCGGTTTCGCGGACTGGGAGAAGAAGCGCGCGCAGCGGACCGCTGCGAAGCCGAACGCCGCGCCCGCTGCCGAGGTGCCCCGCACCGCGCGCACCAAGCTCAGCTACAAGGACCAGCGCGAGCTCGACCTGCTCCCCGGCGAGATCGAGGCGCTGAACGCCGAGATCGCCCGGCACGAGGAGGCGCTTGCCCGGTCGGACTTCTACACACGCGACCCCGAGGGCTTCATGAAGGTCTCGGGTGCCCTCGACTGCGCGCGCGCCCGTCTGACCGAGTGCGAGGACCGCTGGCTCGAACTCGCCGAGCGCGCCGAGATGCTCGGTTGA